A single window of ANME-2 cluster archaeon DNA harbors:
- a CDS encoding acylphosphatase, translated as MNNVKNIQAIVKGNVNMVGYRKLVEGYGLSRGLAGYVFNISIDTVGLMAGGLESAIDGFIQDLKVKRPDTEIKTIEIKEDIILPSPFGRVISGDMREIGERLDKGVNILSDHTGLLNDLKENTSVLTEHTGLLNDLKENTSVLTEHTGLLNDLKENTSVLTEHTGLLNDLKENTSVLTEHTELLQGINDNFNTLPERIAEAIVKR; from the coding sequence ATGAACAATGTAAAAAACATCCAGGCCATTGTTAAAGGCAATGTCAATATGGTAGGATATAGAAAGTTAGTAGAAGGTTATGGATTATCCAGGGGCTTGGCAGGATATGTTTTTAATATTAGTATAGATACTGTCGGGTTAATGGCCGGTGGGCTGGAATCCGCTATCGATGGATTTATTCAGGATTTAAAAGTGAAGCGACCAGATACGGAAATAAAAACCATAGAAATAAAGGAAGATATTATTTTACCTTCACCTTTTGGCAGGGTTATATCTGGTGATATGCGGGAGATTGGTGAAAGGCTGGACAAAGGTGTTAATATTTTATCTGACCACACAGGGTTACTTAATGACCTGAAAGAAAACACATCAGTATTGACTGAACATACAGGGTTACTTAATGACCTGAAAGAAAACACATCAGTATTGACTGAACATACAGGGTTACTTAATGACCTGAAAGAAAACACATCAGTATTGACTGAACATACAGGGTTACTTAATGACCTGAAAGAAAACACATCAGTATTGACTGAACATACAGAGTTATTGCAAGGCATCAATGACAATTTTAATACATTACCAGAAAGGATTGCCGAAGCAATAGTGAAGAGGTAA
- the trpD gene encoding anthranilate phosphoribosyltransferase → MIEFIQKITAGENLTSEESRSAINSIFTDATDAQIGAFLTALKMKGETAEEIAGMAMGMKEAANTINPKVSGTLVDTCGTGGDSSHTINISTASAIITSAAGVPVAKHGNYSITSKSGSADVLKELGVNIDLPPKKVEESIEKAGIGFMLAPVFHPSMKRVGGPRKELGIRTVFNILGPLTNPANAKSQVIGVFDESLCETMANVLKILGTRRAFVVHGSGLDEISNIDTTTVAELNNGNIRTYSLSPEELGFDRATIADIRGDTPQKNAADIVKILQGQKGPKRDIVVMNSAAALVVGGKASDIKDGVELAQQTIDSGAALEKLKSFVEVAGDTGQLGKYIS, encoded by the coding sequence ATGATCGAATTCATCCAGAAAATTACAGCCGGAGAAAACCTTACATCAGAAGAATCGAGATCAGCCATCAACAGCATATTCACTGATGCCACCGACGCCCAGATAGGGGCATTCCTCACAGCCCTCAAAATGAAAGGCGAAACAGCAGAAGAGATCGCAGGCATGGCCATGGGTATGAAGGAAGCCGCAAACACCATCAACCCCAAGGTCAGCGGCACGCTGGTTGATACCTGCGGCACAGGCGGCGATTCATCCCACACCATCAATATCAGTACAGCCTCGGCCATTATCACATCGGCTGCCGGAGTGCCTGTGGCAAAGCACGGCAACTATTCCATCACATCAAAATCAGGAAGTGCAGACGTATTAAAAGAACTAGGCGTGAACATAGACCTGCCGCCAAAAAAGGTGGAGGAATCCATAGAAAAAGCAGGCATCGGGTTCATGCTTGCCCCTGTGTTCCATCCATCCATGAAACGTGTAGGCGGACCAAGAAAGGAACTGGGAATAAGGACAGTCTTCAACATCCTTGGCCCATTGACAAACCCTGCCAATGCCAAGTCCCAGGTTATAGGCGTATTTGATGAGTCATTATGCGAGACCATGGCAAATGTACTAAAAATCCTGGGAACCAGGCGGGCCTTTGTGGTACATGGAAGCGGCCTTGACGAGATATCCAACATCGACACCACTACAGTGGCAGAACTTAACAACGGCAACATCCGGACTTATTCACTGTCACCCGAAGAACTGGGGTTCGACAGGGCAACAATAGCAGATATCAGGGGCGATACCCCCCAGAAGAACGCTGCTGATATTGTGAAGATATTACAGGGGCAGAAAGGACCAAAAAGGGATATCGTGGTCATGAACTCTGCTGCAGCGCTGGTCGTGGGTGGTAAGGCATCTGACATAAAAGACGGTGTAGAACTGGCACAGCAGACCATTGACAGCGGTGCAGCTCTGGAGAAGCTGAAAAGTTTCGTAGAAGTGGCAGGCGACACAGGACAGCTTGGAAAATATATCTCATAA
- a CDS encoding phosphoribosylanthranilate isomerase → MHKPENDQIQQYQTLPIPRVKICGMKDLDSVMTAVKYGADAVGFITEVPVSTPRKIDRETARELVDSTPPFVSTVMVCMPDSLDNALELTGFVQPDAVQVHSYMSQEDLRSLKENTGVKLIKTIHIDGGTDVGSAVDEINELDNIVDAILLDTKIDGKTGGTGTVHDWARSAEITLHSSLPVVLAGGLNFGNVADAIRTVRPYGVDTASGVETGSVKDEDKVMMFINNARLVQ, encoded by the coding sequence ATGCACAAACCGGAAAATGACCAGATACAGCAATACCAAACCTTGCCCATCCCCAGGGTCAAGATCTGCGGGATGAAAGACCTGGATTCTGTAATGACGGCTGTGAAATACGGGGCTGATGCGGTAGGTTTTATCACCGAGGTACCTGTTAGTACGCCGCGAAAGATAGACAGGGAAACAGCCAGGGAACTGGTAGACTCCACACCTCCGTTTGTGAGTACAGTGATGGTCTGCATGCCGGATAGCCTTGATAATGCCCTTGAACTAACCGGTTTCGTTCAGCCTGATGCCGTGCAGGTTCACAGTTACATGTCACAGGAAGACCTCAGGTCCCTCAAGGAGAATACTGGCGTGAAGCTCATCAAGACCATACATATTGATGGCGGAACTGATGTGGGTAGTGCTGTAGATGAAATTAACGAACTGGACAATATTGTTGATGCAATTTTGCTTGATACTAAAATAGACGGTAAGACCGGGGGTACAGGGACTGTCCATGACTGGGCCAGGAGTGCCGAAATTACCCTGCACTCGTCCCTGCCTGTTGTACTGGCCGGGGGTCTCAATTTCGGTAATGTGGCAGATGCTATCAGGACCGTACGGCCCTATGGTGTGGATACAGCATCGGGAGTTGAGACAGGGAGTGTAAAGGATGAGGATAAAGTAATGATGTTCATCAATAATGCGAGGTTAGTTCAATGA